The Terracoccus luteus genome includes a region encoding these proteins:
- a CDS encoding universal stress protein, producing MTDAGGPADAGGRGQDFTVVVGVSPSSGSPRALAWAAREAAVRGGRLVAVRAWRPTAPVAATGGRLPSVAADTDADHTTAQTELDAAVAAALGPDHDTSTRIVVAGRRTALTQAAEGADLLVLEGPRTGEVSPRWLVGRLLRSVPCPVVVVPVPAGEARSPVAAGARAVGRAAARAAATAGRPGLQRPPT from the coding sequence ATGACGGATGCCGGTGGGCCGGCGGATGCCGGTGGGCGCGGTCAGGACTTCACCGTCGTCGTGGGGGTCAGCCCGTCGAGCGGCTCGCCCCGGGCGCTGGCCTGGGCGGCTCGGGAGGCCGCGGTGCGCGGCGGTCGGCTCGTCGCGGTCCGCGCCTGGCGGCCGACGGCCCCGGTCGCGGCGACCGGGGGTCGGCTCCCCTCCGTGGCGGCGGACACCGACGCCGACCACACGACGGCGCAGACCGAGCTCGACGCGGCGGTGGCAGCGGCACTCGGGCCGGACCACGACACGAGCACCCGCATCGTCGTCGCCGGGCGGCGCACGGCGCTGACGCAGGCGGCCGAGGGCGCCGACCTGCTCGTGCTCGAGGGGCCACGCACCGGGGAGGTGTCGCCCCGCTGGCTCGTCGGGCGGCTCCTGCGGTCGGTGCCCTGCCCTGTCGTCGTCGTGCCCGTGCCGGCGGGTGAGGCCCGCTCCCCTGTCGCCGCCGGCGCGAGGGCGGTCGGCCGTGCCGCGGCGCGCGCGGCGGCCACCGCCGGACGGCCGGGGCTGCAGCGTCCGCCCACGTGA